In the Candidatus Hydrogenedens sp. genome, ACCACTTACCCCCGGTCCAATAACTTCACTAAGTCCATAATTATTGAAAGCCATAATTCCTAATTGCTCTTCAATTTCTTTCCGCATATCTTCAGTCCACATTTCACCCCCAAAATGTCCATATTTTAGAGATAAGTTTTTTGGGTCTATCCCTGTTTGTTTGGCATGTTCCGCAATATTTAAGGCATAACTGGGGGTGCATATTAAAACATCGGGTTTTAAATCCTGAATTAGTAAAATTTGTCTTGCGGTATTTCCAGAAGCAGCGGGAATAATTGTTGCTCCAACTTTTTCTACTCCGTAATGTAATCCAAAACCACCTGTAAAAAGTCCATAACCAAACGATATTTGCACAAAGTGTTCTCTTCGTAACCCCCCTGCTACAAGAAATCGGGCGCATAGATTTGCCCATGTTTCAAGGTCTTTATGTGTATATGCTACCAATGTGGGTTTGCCTGTTGTACCGGAAGAACCATGAATTCTCGCTAATTCATCTTTAGGAACAGCAACCATTCCTAATGGATAATTTTGTCTTAAATCTTCTTTTACAGTAAAAGGTAATTTTCTTAAATCATCAAGAGACTTTATATCTTCTGGTTTTACTTTGTGTTTATCAAAAGAATTCTTGTAAAAAGGAACTGTATTGTAAACTCTTTCCACTACTTTTTTTAATAATTCTAACTGCAACTTTTGCCGTTCTTCCGCTGTTATAGTTTCTGCAGAATCCCAGATACAATTATCAAACGGTAACGAACTCATTTATAGGTACCTTATATTACTGATTGGCTTTTTCATATAACTGGACACTGTCCAAAACATTAATCCCCTTCTTTTGTAATGCCTTTATAGCAAGGTCAGGCTGGTCAAATCGAAAAACAATAACGGCTTTATCATCACTACGGAAGGTAAATGCATACATATATTCGATATTCAATCCTTCATTTTCAATTACTTCGAGTATTTTGGCAAGACCACCGGGTTTATCTTCAACTTCAGTAGCAACTACTTCGGTGATATTAACAATAAATCCTTCTTTTTCAAGAACCTCTTTTGCTTTTTTCCAATCTTGAATAATAAGTCGCAGAATTCCAAATTGTTGAGTATCGGCAAGGGATAAAGTAAGTATATTTATATTATTTTTTGCTAATACTTTACAGGGTTCACTAATTCTACCGGGTTTGTTTTCTAAAAACATGGAAATTTGTTGTATTTTCATATATGAACTCCATCATATTAAGTTAAGTTTATTTATTCATTATAAAAATCATATTTTTCTTAAATCCACTACGCGTTTGGCTTTGCCTTCACTTCGCGGTATTGAATGAGGTTCTACAAGACGAACATTAGCCCGAATATTAATGATTCTTTCAATAGATTGCACAAATTTTTCTTGAAGTTTCTCCATTTCAGCGATACGGTCACTAAACATTTCACTTGTAACTTCAATTAGAATTTCCATCTGGTCTAATCCGTGTTCACGAGTCAATTTTATCTGGTAGTGAGGTGTAGAGCCTTCTACTGCAAGTAAGGCCGTTTCTATCTGACTTGGGAATACATTAACCCCTCGAATGATGAACATATCGTCACTTCTACGGGAAATTTTCTTTATTTTTCGTATAGTTCTACCACAGGGGCAAGGTTCATTGTAAAAGGCAGTTATGTCTCTTGTCCTGTAACGAATCATGGGCATGGCTTTTTTACTGAGGGTTGTAAATACCAATTCACCTTCTTCACCATCAGGTAAGGGCTTTAATGTTTCAGGATCTATAATTTC is a window encoding:
- a CDS encoding ACT domain-containing protein encodes the protein MKIQQISMFLENKPGRISEPCKVLAKNNINILTLSLADTQQFGILRLIIQDWKKAKEVLEKEGFIVNITEVVATEVEDKPGGLAKILEVIENEGLNIEYMYAFTFRSDDKAVIVFRFDQPDLAIKALQKKGINVLDSVQLYEKANQ
- a CDS encoding phenylacetate--CoA ligase translates to MSSLPFDNCIWDSAETITAEERQKLQLELLKKVVERVYNTVPFYKNSFDKHKVKPEDIKSLDDLRKLPFTVKEDLRQNYPLGMVAVPKDELARIHGSSGTTGKPTLVAYTHKDLETWANLCARFLVAGGLRREHFVQISFGYGLFTGGFGLHYGVEKVGATIIPAASGNTARQILLIQDLKPDVLICTPSYALNIAEHAKQTGIDPKNLSLKYGHFGGEMWTEDMRKEIEEQLGIMAFNNYGLSEVIGPGVSGECYLQKGMHIQEDHFIVECLNPSTLEPVKEGEYGELVFTSLTKEAFPIIRYRTRDLAYLDTSPCPCGRTTKRMSRVKGRSDDMLIIRGVNVFPSQIEEAILQVPGISPHYLIEVSRPGILDEISVKVELQPGYISDKMSEMQSLRDRVLRKINEITGIHVNIELLPPNTLERSTGKACRVVDHRKIS